A single region of the Hippopotamus amphibius kiboko isolate mHipAmp2 chromosome 6, mHipAmp2.hap2, whole genome shotgun sequence genome encodes:
- the SCML4 gene encoding sex comb on midleg-like protein 4 isoform X2, with protein MGKRREQGDSDKLAVTPGGAEPWRDKDLCLNFIYKPSITKIITFSSEHGGSHVPIPTKICFIGEAAVNLLRAKTVTTEECLVNPANMNRYSLDPSTSTCSHRGSLPISSSLYCKRQNSGDGHLGGGSATAVGGPRTSPMSSGGPSAPGLRPPGSSPKRNGTSLEGNRRASSPSPDGQDARRPRSRNPSTWSVEDVVWFVKDADPQALGPHVELFRKHEIDGNALLLLKSDMIMKYLGLKLGPALKLCYHIDKLKQAKF; from the exons ATGGGCaagaggagggagcagggagatTCTGACAAGCTGGCAGTGACTCCTGGAGGAGCAGAGCCCTGGAGGGACAAAGACctttgtttgaattttatttacaaGCCATCAATAACCAAGATAATCACATTTTCCTCGGAACATGGAGGGTCACATGTCCCAATTCCTACTAAAATATGCTTCATTGGGGAGGCAGCTGTCAATCTGCTGAGAG CAAAAACAGTCACCACTGAGGAGTGCCTGGTGAACCCTGCAAACATGAACCGCTACAGCCTGgacccctccacctccacctgtAGCCACCGGGGCTCCCTGCCCATCTCCTCTTCGTTGTACTGCAAGAGGCAGAACTCTGGAGACGGCCACCTTGGGGGAGGCTCAGCCACCGCAGTTGGTGGTCCCCGcaccagccccatgtcctccggAGGCCCCTCAGCACCTGGGCTGAGGCCCCCTGGTTCCAGCCCCAAGAGAAACGGGACCTCTCTTGAAGGAAACAGACGTG CCTCAAGCCCGTCTCCGGACGGGCAGGACGCCCGGCGGCCAAGGAGCAGGAACCCCTCCACTTGGTCCGTGGAGGATGTGGTCTGGTTCGTGAAAGACGCAGACCcacaggctctgggcccccacGTGGAGCTCTTCCGGAAGCAT GAGATTGATGGCAATGCCCTCTTGTTGCTGAAGAGTGACATGATCATGAAATACTTGGGCCTGAAGCTGGGACCTGCGCTGAAACTCTGCTACCATATTGATAAACTGAAGCAAGCCAAGTTCTGA
- the SCML4 gene encoding sex comb on midleg-like protein 4 isoform X3: protein MNRYSLDPSTSTCSHRGSLPISSSLYCKRQNSGDGHLGGGSATAVGGPRTSPMSSGGPSAPGLRPPGSSPKRNGTSLEGNRRASSPSPDGQDARRPRSRNPSTWSVEDVVWFVKDADPQALGPHVELFRKHEIDGNALLLLKSDMIMKYLGLKLGPALKLCYHIDKLKQAKF from the exons ATGAACCGCTACAGCCTGgacccctccacctccacctgtAGCCACCGGGGCTCCCTGCCCATCTCCTCTTCGTTGTACTGCAAGAGGCAGAACTCTGGAGACGGCCACCTTGGGGGAGGCTCAGCCACCGCAGTTGGTGGTCCCCGcaccagccccatgtcctccggAGGCCCCTCAGCACCTGGGCTGAGGCCCCCTGGTTCCAGCCCCAAGAGAAACGGGACCTCTCTTGAAGGAAACAGACGTG CCTCAAGCCCGTCTCCGGACGGGCAGGACGCCCGGCGGCCAAGGAGCAGGAACCCCTCCACTTGGTCCGTGGAGGATGTGGTCTGGTTCGTGAAAGACGCAGACCcacaggctctgggcccccacGTGGAGCTCTTCCGGAAGCAT GAGATTGATGGCAATGCCCTCTTGTTGCTGAAGAGTGACATGATCATGAAATACTTGGGCCTGAAGCTGGGACCTGCGCTGAAACTCTGCTACCATATTGATAAACTGAAGCAAGCCAAGTTCTGA